A genomic region of Friedmanniella luteola contains the following coding sequences:
- the pyrF gene encoding orotidine-5'-phosphate decarboxylase produces MTAPRASYGERLQQVVGERGPLAVGIDPHPGVLAAWGLADDVAGLEACARGMVEALAGEVAVFKPQSAFYEAHGAAGVAVLERVLADITAAGALSLLDVKRGDIGSTMDAYARAYLTDGSPLAADAVTLSPYLGFGSLDGAVRLAAERGRGVYVLALTSNPEGPQLQHARTTDGRLVGQLVVDEAAARNPGPGLGHVGVVVGATIGSTGVDFRHLNGSILAPGIGAQGGTAADLAAVFGPAAPLVLPTTSREVMGAGPDPEALRDAARTTLAAMRAVLSVG; encoded by the coding sequence ATGACAGCGCCGCGCGCGAGCTACGGGGAACGGCTGCAGCAGGTCGTGGGGGAGCGGGGGCCGCTCGCCGTCGGGATCGACCCGCACCCCGGCGTGCTGGCGGCCTGGGGGCTCGCCGACGACGTCGCCGGGCTCGAGGCGTGCGCGCGCGGCATGGTGGAGGCGCTGGCCGGCGAGGTCGCCGTGTTCAAGCCGCAGTCGGCCTTCTACGAGGCGCACGGCGCGGCCGGGGTCGCCGTCCTCGAGCGGGTGCTCGCCGACATCACGGCCGCCGGCGCGCTGTCCCTGCTCGACGTCAAGCGCGGTGACATCGGTTCCACCATGGACGCCTACGCTCGCGCCTACCTGACCGACGGCTCCCCGCTGGCCGCCGACGCCGTCACCCTCAGCCCCTACCTCGGGTTCGGCTCCCTCGACGGCGCCGTCCGGCTGGCGGCGGAGCGCGGCCGCGGCGTCTACGTGCTGGCCCTCACCAGCAACCCCGAGGGCCCGCAGCTGCAGCACGCCCGCACCACCGACGGCCGCCTCGTCGGCCAGCTGGTGGTGGACGAGGCCGCCGCTCGCAACCCGGGCCCCGGGCTCGGCCACGTCGGCGTGGTGGTCGGTGCGACCATCGGCTCGACCGGCGTCGACTTCCGCCACCTGAACGGGTCGATCCTCGCACCCGGCATCGGCGCGCAGGGCGGCACGGCGGCCGACCTCGCCGCCGTGTTCGGCCCGGCCGCGCCGCTGGTGCTGCCGACGACGAGCCGTGAGGTGATGGGCGCCGGGCCGGACCCGGAAGCGCTCCGGGACGCCGCGCGGACGACGCTGGCCGCGATGCGCGCCGTGCTCTCCGTGGGGTAG
- a CDS encoding quinone-dependent dihydroorotate dehydrogenase, producing MTPDTWLLDRGYRRLLRPVLFRAAGGDPERVHDATLAALHRVGENRPVRAALAALLARHRDPVRVAGIDFPGRVGVAAGLDKNGLGLRAWGALGFGFAELGTVTSQGQPGNPSPRLFRLPEHQAIINRMGFNNAGAAALAARLAAADVVRGNGAVGLPLGISLGKTGTTPLAEATADYLASFRLLAGYADYVAVNVSSPNTPGLRSLQDADALRELVGTLVAEAARRDPDRPVPVFVKLAPDLSDDALEELLAVCTTAGAAGLVATNTTLARDAVAGHRHADEAGGLSGSPLAARARAVVAFLTARTALPVMGVGGILTADDGRAMLDAGAALLQVYSGYIYRGPALVAELNRLTPGGPTTLDEGMTDR from the coding sequence ATGACCCCCGACACCTGGCTGCTGGACCGCGGCTACCGCCGGCTGCTGCGGCCCGTGCTCTTCCGTGCCGCCGGCGGCGACCCCGAACGGGTGCACGACGCCACCCTGGCCGCGCTGCACCGGGTCGGGGAGAACCGGCCGGTCCGGGCGGCGCTGGCCGCGCTCCTCGCCCGGCACCGGGACCCGGTCCGGGTCGCCGGGATCGACTTCCCCGGCCGGGTCGGCGTCGCCGCCGGGCTGGACAAGAACGGTCTGGGCCTGCGCGCCTGGGGGGCGCTCGGCTTCGGCTTCGCCGAGCTCGGCACCGTGACCAGCCAGGGCCAGCCCGGCAACCCGTCCCCGCGGCTGTTCCGGCTGCCCGAGCACCAGGCGATCATCAACCGGATGGGCTTCAACAACGCTGGCGCGGCGGCCCTGGCCGCCCGGCTGGCGGCGGCCGACGTGGTGCGCGGCAACGGCGCGGTCGGCCTCCCGCTCGGCATCAGCCTCGGCAAGACCGGGACGACGCCGCTCGCGGAGGCGACCGCGGACTACCTCGCCTCCTTCCGGCTGCTCGCCGGCTACGCCGACTACGTCGCCGTCAACGTCTCCAGCCCCAACACACCGGGCCTGCGCTCGCTGCAGGACGCGGACGCGCTCCGCGAGCTGGTGGGCACCCTGGTGGCCGAGGCCGCCCGCCGTGACCCCGACCGGCCGGTCCCCGTCTTCGTGAAGCTGGCTCCCGACCTGAGCGACGACGCCCTCGAGGAGCTGCTGGCCGTCTGCACCACCGCCGGCGCCGCCGGGCTGGTCGCCACCAACACGACGCTGGCCCGCGACGCGGTCGCCGGGCACCGGCACGCCGACGAGGCGGGCGGGCTCTCCGGCTCCCCGCTGGCCGCCCGGGCCCGCGCCGTCGTCGCCTTCCTCACCGCCCGCACCGCGCTGCCCGTGATGGGGGTCGGCGGCATCCTGACCGCCGACGACGGGCGGGCCATGCTCGACGCCGGCGCCGCCCTGCTGCAGGTCTACAGCGGCTACATCTACCGCGGCCCGGCGCTCGTCGCCGAGCTCAACCGGCTCACGCCCGGGGGGCCGACCACGCTGGACGAAGGGATGACGGACCGATGA
- the carB gene encoding carbamoyl-phosphate synthase large subunit produces the protein MPRRTDLRTILVIGSGPIVIGQASEFDYSGTQACRVLKEEGFRVVLVNSNPATIMTDPEFADATYIEPITPAFVEQVIERERPDALLATLGGQTALNAAVALHENGVLEKYGVEMIGASFDAIQRGENREQFKAIVENLRGIVGGVAEVARSYVCHTMDDVLAAAGELGYPLVVRPSFTMGGVGSGFAHDETDLRRIAGAGLSASPTTEVLIEESILGWKEYELEVMRDRADNVVIVCSIENFDPMGVHTGDSITVAPAMTLTDREYQFMRDVAIGIIRDVGVDTGGCNIQFAIDPATGRMIVIEMNPRVSRSSALASKATGFPIAKIAAKVAVGYTLDEIPNDITGVTPASFEPTLDYVVVKVPRFAFEKFPSADSTLTTHMKSVGEAMAIGRNFTEALGKALRSLEDPKAPFDFATVVQTPVEELLAAASRPHDGRIGLVMQALRAGATPEQVFAATKIDPWFVDQLVLVLEVAETVRHAPELTVDVLRLAKRHGLSDAQVAALRHLREDVVRGVRWALGLRPVYKTVDTCAAEFAARTPYHYSSYETESEVMPREKPAVLILGSGPNRIGQGIEFDYSCVHAAMALSAAGYETVMVNCNPETVSTDYDTADRLYFEPLTLEDVLEVVHAEQQAGPVAGVIVQLGGQTPLRLAQGLKDAGVPIVGTSPEAIHLAEERGAFGEVLDAEGLPAPKHGLARSFTEAKTIADEIGYPVLVRPSYVLGGRGMEIVYDEASLSSYIGRATEVSPAHPVLVDRFLDDAVEIDVDALYDGTDLYLGGVMEHIEEAGVHSGDSACALPPITLGAEVVMRIRDSTEKIARGVGVRGLINIQFALAGDTLYVLEANPRASRTVPFVSKATGTQLAKAAARVMLGTSIADLRTEGLLRPTGDGSDESTTGPIAVKEAVMPFNRFRTVDGISVDTILGPEMKSTGEVMGLDLGFGTAFAKSQVAAFGPLPTSGTVFVSVANRDKRNVVFPVKRLADLGFALVATAGTASMLRRHGVTVTTVRKYSQGPGPDGEKTVVQAILDGEVDLIFNTPHGLSPDGRPRFDGYEIRTAGVLRNVPCITTVQGLAAAVQGIEAIMAGDVGVRSLQSWAEAR, from the coding sequence ATGCCCCGCCGCACCGACCTGCGCACGATCCTGGTCATCGGGTCCGGCCCGATCGTCATCGGCCAGGCCAGCGAGTTCGACTACTCCGGCACCCAGGCGTGCCGGGTGCTCAAGGAGGAGGGCTTCCGCGTCGTCCTGGTCAACTCCAACCCGGCGACGATCATGACGGACCCGGAGTTCGCCGACGCCACCTACATCGAGCCGATCACCCCCGCCTTCGTCGAGCAGGTGATCGAGCGGGAGCGCCCCGACGCGCTGCTCGCCACGCTGGGCGGCCAGACCGCGCTCAACGCCGCCGTCGCCCTGCACGAGAACGGTGTCCTGGAGAAGTACGGCGTCGAGATGATCGGGGCCTCCTTCGACGCCATCCAGCGCGGGGAGAACCGCGAGCAGTTCAAGGCGATCGTCGAGAACCTCCGGGGCATCGTCGGCGGCGTCGCCGAGGTCGCCCGCAGCTACGTCTGCCACACCATGGACGACGTGCTGGCCGCCGCGGGCGAGCTGGGCTACCCGCTCGTCGTCCGGCCGAGCTTCACCATGGGCGGCGTCGGCTCCGGCTTCGCGCACGACGAGACCGACCTGCGCCGGATCGCCGGCGCCGGCCTGTCCGCCAGCCCCACCACCGAGGTGCTGATCGAGGAGTCGATCCTCGGCTGGAAGGAGTACGAGCTCGAGGTCATGCGCGACCGCGCGGACAACGTCGTGATCGTCTGCTCCATCGAGAACTTCGACCCGATGGGCGTGCACACCGGCGACTCGATCACCGTCGCGCCGGCCATGACGCTGACCGACCGCGAGTACCAGTTCATGCGGGACGTGGCCATCGGCATCATCCGCGACGTGGGCGTCGACACCGGCGGCTGCAACATCCAGTTCGCGATCGACCCCGCGACCGGTCGGATGATCGTCATCGAGATGAACCCGCGGGTCTCGCGCTCCAGCGCCCTGGCCAGCAAGGCGACGGGCTTCCCGATCGCCAAGATCGCCGCGAAGGTCGCCGTCGGGTACACCCTCGACGAGATCCCCAACGACATCACCGGGGTCACCCCGGCCAGCTTCGAGCCGACGCTGGACTACGTCGTCGTCAAGGTGCCGCGCTTCGCCTTCGAGAAGTTCCCCTCCGCCGACTCCACGCTGACCACGCACATGAAGAGCGTCGGGGAGGCGATGGCCATCGGCCGGAACTTCACCGAGGCGCTGGGCAAGGCGCTGCGCAGCCTGGAGGACCCCAAGGCGCCGTTCGACTTCGCCACCGTGGTGCAGACGCCGGTCGAGGAGCTGCTGGCGGCCGCCTCCCGTCCGCACGACGGCCGGATCGGCCTGGTCATGCAGGCCCTGCGGGCCGGCGCCACCCCGGAGCAGGTCTTCGCGGCCACGAAGATCGACCCCTGGTTCGTCGACCAGCTCGTCCTCGTGCTCGAGGTGGCCGAGACGGTCCGCCACGCGCCCGAGCTGACGGTCGACGTGCTGCGCCTGGCCAAGCGGCACGGCCTGTCCGACGCGCAGGTCGCCGCCCTGCGGCACCTGCGCGAGGACGTCGTCCGTGGCGTCCGCTGGGCGCTCGGCCTGCGGCCGGTCTACAAGACCGTCGACACCTGCGCCGCCGAGTTCGCCGCGCGCACGCCCTACCACTACAGCTCCTACGAGACCGAGTCCGAGGTGATGCCGCGCGAGAAGCCGGCGGTGCTCATCCTGGGCAGCGGACCGAACCGGATCGGTCAGGGCATCGAGTTCGACTACTCCTGCGTGCACGCCGCGATGGCCCTCTCGGCCGCCGGCTACGAGACCGTGATGGTCAACTGCAACCCGGAGACCGTCTCCACCGACTACGACACCGCCGACCGGCTCTACTTCGAGCCGCTGACGCTGGAGGACGTGCTCGAGGTGGTGCACGCCGAGCAGCAGGCCGGCCCGGTCGCGGGGGTGATCGTCCAGCTCGGCGGCCAGACGCCGCTGCGGTTGGCGCAGGGGCTCAAGGACGCCGGCGTGCCGATCGTCGGCACCAGCCCGGAGGCCATCCACCTGGCCGAGGAGCGCGGGGCGTTCGGCGAGGTGCTCGACGCCGAGGGGCTGCCCGCCCCCAAGCACGGCCTGGCCCGCTCGTTCACCGAGGCCAAGACGATCGCGGACGAGATCGGCTACCCGGTCCTGGTCCGGCCGTCCTACGTGCTGGGTGGCCGCGGCATGGAGATCGTCTACGACGAGGCGTCGCTGTCGTCCTACATCGGACGGGCGACCGAGGTCTCGCCCGCCCACCCGGTGCTGGTCGACCGGTTCCTCGACGACGCCGTCGAGATCGACGTCGACGCGCTCTACGACGGCACCGACCTGTACCTGGGCGGCGTGATGGAGCACATCGAGGAGGCGGGCGTGCACTCCGGCGACTCCGCCTGCGCGCTGCCGCCGATCACCCTGGGCGCCGAGGTCGTGATGAGGATCCGCGACTCGACCGAGAAGATCGCCCGCGGCGTCGGCGTCCGCGGCCTGATCAACATCCAGTTCGCGCTGGCCGGCGACACCCTCTACGTGCTCGAGGCCAACCCGCGCGCGTCGCGGACCGTGCCCTTCGTGTCCAAGGCGACGGGCACCCAGCTCGCCAAGGCGGCGGCGCGGGTGATGCTCGGCACGAGCATCGCCGACCTGCGCACGGAGGGCCTGCTGCGCCCCACCGGCGACGGCTCGGACGAGAGCACGACCGGCCCGATCGCCGTCAAGGAGGCGGTGATGCCCTTCAACCGGTTCCGGACCGTCGACGGCATCTCCGTCGACACCATCCTCGGCCCGGAGATGAAGTCGACCGGTGAGGTGATGGGGCTCGACCTCGGGTTCGGCACCGCCTTCGCCAAGAGCCAGGTCGCCGCGTTCGGCCCGCTGCCCACCTCGGGCACCGTCTTCGTCTCGGTGGCCAACCGGGACAAGCGCAACGTCGTGTTCCCGGTCAAGCGGCTGGCCGACCTCGGCTTCGCCCTCGTCGCCACCGCGGGCACCGCCTCGATGCTGCGCCGGCACGGCGTCACGGTGACGACCGTCCGCAAGTACAGCCAGGGGCCGGGTCCGGACGGGGAGAAGACGGTCGTCCAGGCCATCCTCGACGGGGAGGTCGACCTGATCTTCAACACCCCGCACGGCCTCAGCCCCGACGGCCGGCCGCGCTTCGACGGCTACGAGATCCGCACGGCCGGGGTGCTCCGCAACGTCCCGTGCATCACCACGGTGCAGGGGCTCGCGGCCGCGGTGCAGGGCATCGAGGCGATCATGGCCGGCGACGTCGGCGTCCGCTCGCTGCAGTCCTGGGCCGAGGCCCGCTGA
- the carA gene encoding glutamine-hydrolyzing carbamoyl-phosphate synthase small subunit, translating to MSTADSTRPDPSDLRPPAALLVLEDGRTFTGRAYGAVGETFGEAVFATGMSGYQETLTDPSYHRQVVVATAPHIGNTGWNDEDDESGQIWVAGYVVRDAARVPSSWRSRRSLEAELAAQGIVGVQDVDTRALTRHLRERGAMRVGLSSVETDPAALLQRVQAAPAMTGAHLADEVTTRAGYVVAAEGETRHRVVAVDLGIKTMTPRQMAQRGIEVHVVPATATFAEVAALRPDGVFFSNGPGDPAATDGPVDLLKAVLGAGIPYFGICFGNQIFGRALGFGTYKLDYGHRGLNQPVMDLRTRRVEVTSHNHGFAVDAPLDRPTTTPFGTATVSHVGLNDQVVEGLELRDDEGRVLGFSVQYHPEAAAGPHDANYLFDRFVEVMARRPCDGPRTGQAQGTENA from the coding sequence ATGAGCACAGCCGATTCGACGCGTCCAGATCCCTCCGACCTCCGTCCACCGGCAGCGCTGCTGGTGCTCGAGGACGGCCGCACCTTCACCGGCCGGGCCTACGGAGCGGTGGGTGAGACCTTCGGCGAGGCGGTGTTCGCCACCGGGATGTCGGGCTACCAGGAGACCCTGACCGACCCCAGCTACCACCGGCAGGTCGTCGTGGCCACCGCGCCGCACATCGGCAACACCGGCTGGAACGACGAGGACGACGAGTCGGGGCAGATCTGGGTCGCGGGCTACGTCGTCCGCGACGCCGCGCGGGTGCCCTCCAGCTGGCGGTCCCGCCGCAGCCTCGAGGCCGAGCTCGCGGCCCAGGGGATCGTCGGCGTGCAGGACGTCGACACCCGCGCCCTCACCCGCCACCTGCGCGAGCGCGGGGCCATGCGGGTCGGCCTCTCCAGCGTCGAGACCGACCCGGCGGCCCTCCTGCAGCGGGTCCAGGCGGCCCCCGCGATGACGGGCGCCCACCTCGCCGACGAGGTGACCACCCGCGCCGGCTACGTCGTCGCCGCCGAGGGCGAGACCCGGCACCGGGTGGTCGCCGTCGACCTCGGCATCAAGACCATGACCCCGCGGCAGATGGCCCAGCGCGGCATCGAGGTGCACGTCGTGCCCGCCACCGCGACCTTCGCGGAGGTGGCGGCGCTGCGACCGGACGGCGTCTTCTTCTCCAACGGCCCCGGCGACCCGGCCGCGACCGACGGCCCGGTCGACCTGCTCAAGGCGGTCCTCGGCGCCGGCATCCCGTACTTCGGGATCTGCTTCGGCAACCAGATCTTCGGCCGCGCGCTGGGCTTCGGCACCTACAAGCTGGACTACGGCCACCGCGGGCTCAACCAGCCGGTGATGGACCTGCGCACCCGCCGCGTCGAGGTCACCTCGCACAACCACGGGTTCGCCGTCGACGCGCCGCTCGACCGCCCCACCACCACCCCGTTCGGCACGGCCACGGTCAGCCACGTCGGCCTGAACGACCAGGTGGTCGAGGGTCTCGAGCTCCGCGACGACGAGGGCCGGGTGCTCGGGTTCTCCGTCCAGTACCACCCCGAGGCCGCCGCCGGCCCGCACGACGCCAACTACCTCTTCGACCGCTTCGTCGAGGTGATGGCCCGCCGACCCTGCGACGGGCCCAGGACAGGCCAAGCTCAGGGAACGGAGAACGCCTGA
- a CDS encoding MarR family winged helix-turn-helix transcriptional regulator, protein MTATQDQQPGDRAAATTGLLDVLGRLIRTARAVSHRHQVRFGLSGTPLGILTSLAGGAARGGDLAARLQIAPSVVSRAVVPLEHEGLVERTDDPDDARAARLALTSAGRERLEAARREFTDRVTPVLERWDTDDVVTLTRLMSRLESDLAEGLDPASTGRGPRPTTS, encoded by the coding sequence ATGACGGCGACGCAGGACCAGCAGCCCGGCGACCGGGCGGCGGCGACGACCGGGCTGCTCGACGTCCTCGGTCGGCTGATCCGCACCGCCCGCGCCGTCAGCCACCGCCACCAGGTCCGGTTCGGGCTGAGCGGCACGCCGCTCGGCATCCTCACGAGCCTGGCCGGTGGCGCCGCCCGCGGCGGGGACCTCGCGGCCCGGCTGCAGATCGCGCCGTCCGTGGTCTCCCGTGCCGTGGTCCCGCTGGAGCACGAGGGCCTCGTCGAGCGCACCGACGACCCCGACGACGCCCGCGCCGCCCGGCTGGCCCTGACGTCCGCGGGGCGTGAGCGGCTCGAGGCGGCCCGCCGGGAGTTCACCGACCGGGTGACCCCGGTGCTCGAGCGCTGGGACACCGACGACGTGGTCACCCTCACCCGGCTGATGAGCCGCCTGGAGTCCGACCTCGCCGAAGGCCTGGACCCCGCCAGCACGGGCCGTGGTCCACGCCCCACCACCTCCTGA
- a CDS encoding MFS transporter, with protein sequence MTTTAVAAPPERAQGALTHQQILKVMTGLLAALFTAMLSTTIVSTALPTIMADLGGTQRQYTWVITSSLLAMTISTPIWGKLSDLFDKKVLVQLAIVIFVAGSVGAGLSQTVPPMMGFRALQGLGMGGLVALTQSIMGALIPPRQRGRYAGYMGAVMAVSTVSGPLLGGVITDNANWRWCFFVCVPLAVLALVALQATLRTTGGRRHVRIDYLGAVLIALVAGLPMLWVTFAGSDYAWVSWQSGVFLAAFAVAVTLAVLTELRASEPMVPIRLLGNRTTVLMIIASLAVGVAMFGSSTFLTQYFQLAGGHSATRAGLMTIPLIISQMLTSTVGGQVVTRTGRWKPLMVVGAVALVAGLVGLGTIDHSTPYWQVGLAMAVLGVGVGALIQNIVLAVQNTVDVRDVGSTSATITFFRSLGGAVGVAVLGAILANHVARNITAGLTSAGLPAAGAGAGGSLDIKDLPAPVQTIVHVAYGDAFGLLFVIAAVISVVTLIAVLLVREVPLRDTVGLTAATATTATADGNDAAGPEPEPGLTTRVADSERERLCAGALDVLSVAQDQARQLLLESQRTADRLTRLARLEAERILTEADAELAVRQERIRMLKATEADLTERVGEKILQG encoded by the coding sequence ATGACCACCACCGCAGTCGCCGCCCCGCCCGAGCGGGCGCAGGGCGCGCTCACCCACCAGCAGATCCTCAAGGTGATGACGGGGCTGCTCGCCGCCCTCTTCACCGCGATGCTGTCGACGACGATCGTCTCCACCGCGCTGCCGACGATCATGGCCGACCTCGGTGGCACCCAGCGCCAGTACACGTGGGTGATCACGTCGTCGCTGCTCGCGATGACGATCAGCACGCCCATCTGGGGCAAGCTCTCCGACCTGTTCGACAAGAAGGTCCTCGTCCAGCTGGCGATCGTGATCTTCGTCGCCGGCTCGGTCGGCGCCGGCCTGTCCCAGACCGTGCCGCCGATGATGGGCTTCCGCGCCCTGCAAGGCCTCGGCATGGGCGGCCTGGTGGCGCTGACGCAGTCGATCATGGGCGCGCTCATCCCGCCGCGGCAGCGCGGCCGCTACGCCGGCTACATGGGTGCGGTGATGGCGGTCAGCACGGTCTCGGGTCCCCTGCTGGGCGGCGTGATCACCGACAACGCCAACTGGCGCTGGTGCTTCTTCGTCTGCGTGCCGCTCGCCGTGCTCGCACTCGTCGCGCTGCAGGCCACCCTGCGGACCACCGGCGGTCGCCGCCACGTCCGGATCGACTACCTCGGTGCGGTGCTGATCGCGCTCGTCGCCGGGCTGCCCATGCTCTGGGTGACCTTCGCCGGTTCCGACTACGCGTGGGTCTCCTGGCAGTCCGGCGTGTTCCTCGCCGCCTTCGCCGTCGCCGTCACCCTGGCTGTGCTCACCGAGCTCCGGGCCAGCGAGCCGATGGTGCCGATCCGCCTGCTGGGCAACCGGACCACGGTCCTCATGATCATCGCGAGCCTCGCCGTCGGGGTCGCGATGTTCGGCAGCAGCACCTTCCTCACCCAGTACTTCCAGCTGGCCGGCGGGCACTCCGCCACCCGGGCGGGCCTGATGACCATCCCGCTGATCATCAGCCAGATGCTCACCTCGACCGTCGGCGGTCAGGTCGTCACCCGGACCGGCCGGTGGAAGCCGCTCATGGTCGTCGGCGCGGTCGCGCTGGTCGCCGGCCTGGTCGGGCTCGGCACCATCGACCACTCCACCCCCTACTGGCAGGTCGGCCTCGCCATGGCCGTCCTGGGCGTCGGCGTCGGTGCGCTGATCCAGAACATCGTGCTGGCCGTGCAGAACACCGTCGACGTCCGCGACGTCGGCTCCACCTCCGCGACCATCACCTTCTTCCGCTCCCTCGGCGGGGCGGTCGGCGTCGCGGTGCTCGGCGCCATCCTGGCCAACCACGTCGCCCGCAACATCACCGCCGGCCTGACCTCGGCCGGGCTGCCGGCCGCGGGGGCCGGTGCCGGCGGCAGCCTCGACATCAAGGACCTGCCCGCCCCGGTCCAGACGATCGTGCACGTCGCCTACGGTGACGCCTTCGGCCTGCTGTTCGTCATCGCGGCCGTCATCTCCGTGGTCACCCTGATCGCGGTCCTGCTGGTCCGCGAGGTCCCGCTGCGCGACACCGTCGGGCTCACCGCGGCCACCGCCACGACGGCCACCGCGGACGGGAACGACGCGGCCGGGCCCGAGCCCGAGCCCGGGCTCACGACGCGGGTCGCGGACTCGGAGCGCGAGCGGCTCTGCGCCGGTGCACTCGACGTGCTGTCGGTGGCCCAGGACCAGGCCCGGCAGCTGCTGCTGGAGAGCCAGCGCACGGCCGACCGGCTGACGCGGCTGGCCCGGCTGGAGGCCGAGCGGATCCTCACCGAGGCCGACGCCGAGCTGGCGGTCCGACAGGAGCGGATCCGGATGCTCAAGGCGACGGAGGCCGACCTGACCGAGCGGGTCGGGGAGAAGATCCTGCAGGGCTGA
- the nusB gene encoding transcription antitermination factor NusB — protein sequence MTEPERPRSLSTRSKARKRALDILFEAELRGNDPLETLAASTDRADPPVRDYTATLVRGVASHRTEIDRRIASCMATSWTVERMPRVDRAAARIAVYEIDFGEVPDPVAVAEAVALVGDLSTDDSPGYLTGLLSAVLATKTPDAEPPAQSA from the coding sequence ATGACCGAGCCCGAGCGTCCCCGCAGCCTCTCCACCCGGAGCAAGGCCCGCAAGCGCGCCCTCGACATCTTGTTCGAGGCCGAGCTGCGGGGGAACGACCCGCTGGAGACGCTGGCGGCGAGCACGGACCGGGCCGACCCACCCGTCCGGGACTACACCGCCACCCTGGTGCGCGGCGTGGCCTCGCACCGCACCGAGATCGACCGGCGGATCGCCTCCTGCATGGCGACGAGCTGGACCGTCGAGCGGATGCCGCGGGTGGACCGGGCGGCGGCGCGGATCGCCGTCTACGAGATCGACTTCGGCGAGGTGCCCGACCCCGTCGCGGTGGCCGAAGCCGTCGCGCTGGTCGGGGACCTCAGCACCGACGACTCGCCGGGCTACCTCACGGGGCTGCTCAGCGCGGTGCTGGCCACCAAGACCCCCGACGCCGAGCCGCCGGCCCAGTCGGCCTGA
- the efp gene encoding elongation factor P, with protein sequence MASTNDLKNGMVLDLDGQLWAVVWFQHHKPGKGNTVVRTKLKHVLSGKVVDKTFNSDTKVDTASVDRRDMQYLYHDGSGFVFMDTSTYEQVSISDDTVGEAKNFLLEEQVATVAIHEDNPLYIDLPASVELVITYTEPGLQGDRSTGGTKPATLETGLQIQVPLFITNGEKVKVDTRTGDYLGRVA encoded by the coding sequence GTGGCGTCGACAAATGATCTGAAGAACGGCATGGTCCTCGACCTGGACGGCCAGCTCTGGGCCGTGGTCTGGTTCCAGCACCACAAGCCCGGCAAGGGCAACACGGTGGTCCGGACCAAGCTGAAGCACGTGCTGTCGGGCAAGGTCGTCGACAAGACCTTCAACTCCGACACCAAGGTCGACACCGCCAGCGTCGACCGGCGCGACATGCAGTACCTGTACCACGACGGCTCCGGCTTCGTCTTCATGGACACCTCGACCTACGAGCAGGTGAGCATCAGCGACGACACCGTCGGCGAGGCGAAGAACTTCCTCCTCGAGGAGCAGGTGGCGACCGTGGCCATCCACGAGGACAACCCGCTCTACATCGACCTGCCCGCCTCGGTCGAGCTGGTCATCACCTACACCGAGCCCGGCCTGCAGGGCGACCGCAGCACCGGCGGCACCAAGCCCGCCACGCTGGAGACCGGCCTGCAGATCCAGGTCCCGCTGTTCATCACCAACGGCGAGAAGGTCAAGGTGGACACCCGCACGGGGGACTACCTGGGCCGGGTCGCCTGA